The genomic DNA TCAAGCAGGACATGGCCCGCGAAGAGATGCAGAGACGGGTGAAGCTCCTGACGAGCCAAAAGGCCAAGCAGCTGGAAGAGTTGACTGTGtgcagggaggagaggaagagtcTGAGAGAGGCAGCGGAGAGGCTGGCTGATAAGTACGAAGACGCAAAGTATCGCCAGGAAGCCATTATGAAGAGGGTTAAAAACCTGCTGGGCAGCCTGCAAAGCCAGCTGCCCATACTGTCAAACAGTGAGAAGGATATGAAGAAGGAGCTGCAGAGCATCAGCGATCAGCTGAAACACCTGACCAACTGCATCAGACAGGTGAACATGAAGATGGAGTACCAGAAGACACAAGTGGACAAGGATTCACCTGCGGCCAGGACCACAGTGTCCCTCAACGCCAGCCAGAAGAAGGTTGTTCAGGATGTCCTCAGAGAACAGGGACAGCAAATTGGGGATATGATGAAACAGATCAAAGACATCAAAAACCATTTCAGTTTCTAAGTGCTGGAGAAAACCCGTAGACATGCATTGCAGAAACATAGGGAACATAGCTCAAATGTTATTAAATCCGCCTTTTTGTGACAATGTGACAAGAAGCTGGAGTGGGTGCCCCACTCGTGAGTTAATGTGCCACGTGTGGAATGCAGTGTTTGCATAGAAAGATATTTTATATTCGCTGATATAACTTTACCTTTGATACTACGTGTTTGTCTCTTAATAGGGATACGATCAGTTTCGACATGTTGCATATTTCTTACATCACTGTTTCTAAATGTTAACGTTTGAGTGCTTTATCCAGAGCAGAATATGCCATGGATAGGCTGGTACAATGGGACATGTTTTGAGCTTTTCAACATGTATTGCTTACTTTTTggattaaataataaaaaaaaaattaaagatcTCAGTAACTGTCTTTACTCATTTGTGACACATTACTCCAATAACTATTGTACAAGTGAatttaaaacaccaaaaaaatcaGAGAAAGGAAGGTTGAAGGATAGGTAAAGACCTAACCTTCAACCTTTTTTCAATCAACTTTTTTAGTCTTCCAGTTATTTTGAATTGCTAACAATGCATGCGTGTGTCAAAATTCACAAAGTAAGTGAAACAGTCTGAGTACCAACCTGTCAATCATTTTTATTGGTTTCACACAAACTGCCTTTTAAATGTCCACATTTACCAAAATCCATGAACTCTTTTGGCATTCGTACTCCACCACCTGCAGCAccttgttcaaatgctaacacactgctttCAAATTGGTTAAAACACACATACTAAATGATtgcatttttttcattaaaaaaatatatagaacatCTTAGCAGAATATTTACAATCAAATGAAATAATCATTCCAAGCAGCTGGTTTCAGCTGTTAGAGCAGAGGTAAGATGTGACGCTGATGACAACTTGTGGCTAAATGCAGATGAGAGGGAGGAACCCTCCCAGTACTGAACAGTATCAGTGCTGAGActataggctacatgttaatGTGGTTTTTTTGCAGCTATTATTGCAGGTTTGGAATTTCAGGAATAATATTTTTGgttcaagtttttatttttttccacaaataaatTGCTATATGCAcagttacaaataaaaaaaaaagcatattgaAACAAATTTCTGATTCATTCTTGTTCCATATACTTTAGTACAGTCAAGGTGAAAAGGTGTTATTCATGTTCTATAATGAAATACTGATTTGTGTGAACAaatcattcaaactttaaagatAAAAGTAGATCATTTATGTAATGCTCCCTGTTGTTAGTGTTTCTCAGGTCAGTAGGTTGTGAGCATAGGTGTCATTTTTTGGAGGGGATGagggggttaaaaaaaagaaaaggaagaaaataaacacTCAGACAAAGACACTTCATACATATATTCCTAAAATGATATAACAAATTACTGCCTAGCTGATCCAGTTTAAGGTGATTTCCTCGTTTCATAGGTTTAACTGACATAAGCCACAACAATGTTAACATTAGTCACTACTCATCAATCCTCTTCATCTACTAGCTCCATACTTTTCACAAACATATGAAACAATCCCCAAACCTGCTAATAAAACAAGGCTTGCTTCCCtttttgttcatgttgtttttatcCCGAGGAGAAGTTGTTAACATTTTCCAAACCCAATATGTGTATGTGCTGGTCTTCTTCCGAAATAAtgcaattgatttttttttttgcatgcaaAAGACACATATCTATCATGATTTGTCCACTTTTGGTGTACTTgtgatcagtggtggaatgtaactaagtacatttactcaagtactgtactaaagtacacatttgtacttgtactttacctgAGTCTTTTCtgttcatgccactttctacttgtaCTCCGCtatatttcagagagaaatattctactttttactccactacattcatctgttacagctttagttagttactttacacattacgCTGCTTGTGATGTTTTGGAGtcctaaaataaaaagtgaaccTATCCCTTTGAAAGCACACAGCTGCATGGCTCCAGTCTGCCATCTACAGTTGGACACTGCTGTATAcagtttaaccctcctgttgtacTCGGGTCAAACGTTTCTAGAGTAGaaagttttctttcaaccaaaatgtataaaagaatAAGATGGATGGTTCCATGCTACGCTCTTTACAAGTCAAATAAATTATCAGTCCACTACTTCTATTgaatgtgggtgttttattcaattttataacagttggagagaaaaaaaattataaaagaacattgaaaaaagtgacaaaaatgaaaaaatgttggcaaagacgcagaaaaaaaaatcatccaaaaaatggagaaaaaaacaaaaaaatggacAACATTGCGAAAAGTGAcgaaaaaacttgagaaaaaaaatgacaaaaacgtcaggaaattctttaaaaaaaacatctggaaaagtgacaaaagctaAAAAAGAAGTTGCACGTTccacgggaagacaacacaagggttaagttgtTTGCCGTGGAATCCTGTCTCCACCAGATGTCTTGGTGACCTCAGTTTGTCTTCCAAGGCAGGTCTGCTAGTGAGGAATTCCCCAGTAAACACTGAGTGACGTATATGCGGAGACCCTGGTTTTGTTGAGTAAGCTACATTGTTAGGGACGCCTGATGCTGATCCCCCACCCCAATCGAATGTGGCAGCACCATTGAGCAAACAAATAGTTGAGATGGTCTATGACTCAACACAGCCTAATTATGTTACAGGCAGGCATCACTTAAACTGCTATGgggattttattgatttttttttaactctataCTTTCAAAGGCTTTTGGTagcaatgattaaaaaaaaaacaccccaaaaaGCCACCACAAGTGATTTTCTATTGAATTTTACGTCCTTACTTGACTTTTCTTCACATATGATttatctctttatctctctcagcacacacacacacagtgtgaggTGTGGTGCGCTGCAGGTCTAGCTCAGGAATTTCCCAAATAGGGGGCTGTTGTTTAAGTCTTTCATAAAGGTACAGTGTCTAGATCCTGTGTAGGAGACTGAGGAAACTTAGCCGACCCTAGGAAAGGAGATATTAATAACTCTCGGGCCAACCCACCGCATTCTTCACATGTGAGTCACTGTAAGCCAGAGAGCAGGGAGGAAAGGGCTGCAGCGCCTCTGTTTCTCATTTGTGTTTCTTTCCATGGAGGAGTAGAGCAGGGAGGCCagccctttttcttcttctacttctgaGAACCTTAAAAGCCCtatgtgaaacacacacacacacacacacacacacacacacacacacacacacacacacacacacacacacacacacacacacacacacacacacacacggctctaCACGGGACACATATATTTCTGCTTATACAGCATACTGTACCCTGGATCAAACTAAAACCTTTACAGGCATGCTGGTGAGGACGTGAATGCAGAGCCGAACAGGGATAAAGCGGGACGGACTGTTTAACCGTGTGAGGGAGACAAATAGGCTTCAGATggtgggaatgagagggggagagagcaTCGGAAAATGGTGGTATGGGTACTTGGCAGCGGAGAGTGTGACTCACTGTTTATCTGCTCCGTCATAGAGACCAAGTGAGCTTGATAGAAAAGAAAACCTTGTTAAAAAGAGTGCCGTGCAATGCACTCAGCTATTAGTTCTGTACCATGCACTTCATGTttcattttagacttttttgtttTCCAGTTACTCAATGCTTACTAACTCCTTATTTCATTTACTTATAAATAAATTTATAAACTTATATTAAGCCCATCTGAGGGTTTTTAACAGCATCTCTCCATCACATATTTCATTGATTATGTGTATATTTATCTGtagtatttgtgtatgtgtaaacCAATACACTAAACGAAACTAAAAAGGTCACTAAAGAGACAGAACACAGTCAGGGAACTTTATTTGGGTTAACATAAGAACAGTCGGTGGAGCGGTGTACAGTAGTCAGTaatatatcaatcaatcaattaaaagTTCATCTCAGAATGTCATGTTCTTGTATACAACTGAGGTCTCGCTcctgcacataaaaaaaaaaaaacgacaacagcaacaattacaaaaataatATGTAAAGTTTATGCACAAAAGTGTGGCATGTGAAGCATCAAAAGTGAAATGCATTCAGGCTATTAGTTGTGTGCTGCcagtttaagtaaaaaaaaaataataaaaacccaCTATAAACAAATCATTTAAGCAATATGATACCCTCACTAGAATGACCAGACTCGAAAATGGCATTATCCTACAAATGATCACCAAGATAACACTGTGCCACTCCAGTCTAGTCATTGAAGGAATGTTCAAATTTAAAGGTTCTAATACAGAAAAGTTAAGCTCTGTATTCTTTCAAAATATATATGCTGAATACTGCTCATTTAAGAGGGCGCCGGCCTTTATTTACTTCTGCTCTGCAAACACAAGTAGATATATTTTGAAAGCTCGCCATTAAAAGCTAACTTTGAGGAGCCAAAGAGAAGAAGCAACCAGACCCGTGTGACTTCTTAATACACAATCTTTTTGCAGTAGGTCCTTGTAATAGTCTCAAAGCACTGACTTACACTTTGATACAGTATGTTCCATTGTGCGAGACCGAAATCAGTCTCAGAGAAAATAAAGTTGAACGCATTTAGGGCTGCGACTAACTATTTtcatatagtacaggccaaaagtttggacacaccacctcattcaatgcatttcctttttattttcatgactatttacattgtagattctcactgaaggcatcaaaactatgaatgaacacatatggaattatgtactcaaaagaaaagtgtgaaataactgaaaacatgtcttatattttagattcttcaaagtagccaccctttgcttttttattaataagggaaaaaaacttccactaattaaccctgacaaagcacacctgtgaaggtaaaaccatttcaggtgactacctcatgaagctcattgagagaacaccaagggtttgcagagttatcaaaaaaagcaaagggtggctactttgaagaatctaaaatataagacatgctttcagttatttcacacttttttgttaagtacataattccatatgtgttcattcatagttttgatgccttcagtgagaatctacaatgtaaatagtcatgaaaataaagaaacacattgaatgagaaggtgtgtccaaactgttggcctgtactgtagctgaatcaatctgtcgattattttctcggttaatcgattagttgtttggtctctaaaatgtcaggaaaCGGTAGAAAAAATGTCAATCGGTGTTCCCCAAAGCCCGacatgacgtcctcaaatgtcttgttttgtccccaactgaaagatattcagtttactgtcacagaggagagaagaaactagaaaatagtcacattaaacAAGATGGAATCAGAgaagttttcattttttttccccccataacaaatgactcaaaccgatttatcgattatcaaaataattggCAAATGACTTAATTAGTTGacacaactaatcgattaatctttgcagctctaaacgCATTACATACAAACGTTTTGACGTGGGTCTGGGGAGAAGACAAGAGCAATTACAAACGGTGGCACAGCCCGTAGAGAAGAGTCTCTCTCAGCTCCAGGGACTTGTGTCATGTCTATGCATCCGAACCCTTCTGCCTGCGTTTGGAGGGCGGGATCAGGCGCGTGGGAAGCTCTGGGGGCAGGCCGTGGCCCTCCAGCTTCACCTCGATCAGGTGGCTGGCCAGGGCAAACTCTTCGTCATCCAGCATGCCGTCGTGGTCCACGTCGGACAGCTTCCAGATGCGACCCAGGACCGAGTTGGGCAGGCGGGAGCTCTCCATCCAGTCCTTGGCCTTGTTGCCGCTCAGCTTCCCCTCGCTGGGAGCCAGGTTGTAGAAGATCTCGTCATACTTGGGCTTGTCTTTGGTCACCACCcagtcttcctcctcctcgcaTCCCTCTCCGTTCTCCAGAGTGAAGGGGTCACCCTCCCCGAACGGCCCGGCGCGGGTCCCGATGAAGGCCCCGCCCTGCACGCCCGGCTGCTCGCCtgcctccagctcctcctgccGCAGCAGGGGCATCAGCTTGGAGATGTCCGCGGAGAGCAACTCGTCCAAGGCCATCATCAGATTGGGCTTCAAGGTTTTGAACTTGGAGAAGTCGTGAACCATCAGTTGCTCCTTTAGAAAGGGGAATGATACAAATGTGTTAGCCAGTAGATCAGGGGTCTTTATTGGGTTATTTTAAGCCATGGACCcaataactgaaagagagacagagcagggaccccctactacatatagcCTATTATATAcaattaaactgggcctacaataatgtgtagggcggcttaaagcctttatacatacctttttagtgcatggAATACACTATTAAAATAATagttgttggcatgattttataaaacatgtttcagtgttaaacatcTCTGCTCTCTGAACTATTCAGACTTCAGGGCCAACGTGCCTGTTTATTTAAGCAGGAACTGCCCTCACAGTAGTTTGGGAGAAGTATTTCCGTCATTGGCTCCCAGATGTGCCCAGACTCGGACTAACCTGCATCTTGGCACAGTCTGGGAAGTCTCCGGGAGAAATGTTGTGCTGCAGCTGGATCTTCGAGAAAATCACTGGCAGCTGGTAGATCAGATTCTTCTTTTTGTTGTCCTTCCTGAAGACAGAAGGCATCTCCTGCTTCAGATAGCTGATGATGTGGGCATGGACCTGGGAGCAAGAAAAGCAAAGCATACGTACCAAGGTTTTTAACCAGGGGCAGAGCCAGACATTGTAGACATTTGGGGCTCAGCGCaaacctgggggggggggcaattctccatttacagcagctatatgcactatttttcaagccatttgatAATAGAATGCATGaaaatctgtacatcattttgaaaaaaacatgatagttgccaAGGGAAAGAATCATCCTGTAGAGCCTTCATCCTGTTTTGTGTCTAactgttctccaactgtcttcatcattctgaaaccagaacacagcAAATGTTGAGAGGATGACTAAATGTCAATGCTGCCACCTAAGAAGAGGCAAAAACTACCTGATGTTACTATTTTAAAGTTACATAACAGGTAGGGTAGGAATTCGGCGTTAACAGCATTACTGATCTTGAAACCTATCTTAAGCAGAGTTCACAGAATGAACAGTGCTATTTCCTCAGTAACAGAACTTTTTCTCCGTTGATTTGCCGGTCCGGTCAGAGAGACTGAaggggaaatgacacaaagttgTAAGTAATTTTAAAAAGCCCCAGAGCCCCGCCCCTGGTTTTAACACAACTAACAGGGTTAAAGTGCACTGATGTCAACCTGTCCATAAACATTTAGTGAACACATGTTGCCGTGCCAATAAAAACCCACCCTGACCAGACGCGCCCTCTTGACCAGGTCATTGAGCTTGCGTAAAGCTGCGTTGCGAGGGAGGTTTTGGATGTCGGCGAACagatcctcctcctccagctcaaACAGCTTCCGGTTGTCGGCCACCATCAGCGGCTCGGACCAGAAGGAGCCGATGTAGACGCGCAGAACCTCCGGGGTGCCAAACACCTTCCCCAGGGACCACATGAGTGCGCCGTACACCCTCATCAGCTGCTGGGTGCCCACCATGTCGGCCTTGTTGAGCACCACGCGCAGCTTGTCCTCGTTGCCTTTCAGGGCGCCGATAGCCTCGGAGAACTCGTCCGAGATCTCCAGTTTGTGGGCGTCAAACAGCAGGATGATGCGGTCCACGCGCTCGGCAAACCAGCGCAGCACCGCCGGGAAGTCGTAGCCTGTTTTGGATCGGAAAAAGGTTGATTAGAGCTGCACGatatatgaggaaaatatgcaataacgttgttgaatatcgcgataacgatattacttgcgataaatgaACTTAAAGTGCACTGAGTtctccctttctgctgctttcattaTTCTGCTACAAACAACccattgcttgttgaatttaaaacaaatgaaaggaaatcatttctaacgtTCTTTTTTggaacaaattaaacattgaattgaatttaaaatgcagcactaaaaaaaaaaaaagaatgactaCTGATATTTCTACTGATATTGTCtttcaaatgacaaaaaatctcggtgtgtctttcgcgatatgtttattgcgccagttgatatcgcgatgacaataaaaaaattatttgttgtgcagtagaggatggatacccgacccgagcctgACGGGACCCAGCGGGCCGGGCCGGGcatcggacagatatttagaaatgatgtttggGTTTGGgttgggctcggtcacatcagcgcagTAAGGcattcaacattttaaatttaaatttaaattttaagcgagaaataggccgtgcagttgctgaatctgtcttcatttcagatcaacaaaggtcagtttaaaagattttcgtcagattttgagagactctagtcacgctcattccactCCCCATTTcagggttagcactccaccaatcagatgggtcatttgagtccgactgccggcagtgcccgccccgctgattatacatgtcaaattggccaaaatgaaggccgacggcccctcggacggacgacggcacggaacacactgaacagactcgagtcaccgacctcgccggACTGTCCAACgaccgattatcggcttggtgcgTCTCGGGCTTTAGGCTACATGTGGTAGCGCAACGATGGAAGACGTTAAAAAGAAGTTGGCCTCAAGAGATTAACGtggcttgttgccccgtgtgcgctgatgcgctcatctgttgacatttccgaatgccttcctacagttggtTAATAAAAGCGggatttccacacaaacaaacgtacatgtgtcactagcatgagattttaactgtgtcgggctcgggtcgggttcaGTTAccgctctgtcggacgcgggccgggctcggacagaaaaacacggcccgatccgcactctaatgTGCAGCCCTAAGGTTGAATAACTAAAATATTCAGAAAACCTAAAgcagaaacaaaaaagaagcaggagagggggtggggggaggaggtCGACACAGACACAATCCCTTCACAACTcttcttatgtgtgtgtgtgtccaaaccAGCTGTATGCTCAGACACCACCAGGGctcattaaacattaaactaTCCTTTATGGAAAAGATCAGTCTACAAGTCCAACactggaaagtaactaagtacatttactccccAGCACCACTTGACAGGTCACCCACATTTTCAGGCATTCAtttcttaatgtttttttttttaatgtagagGATTAAGTTTTCCACACAAGTTTAGCTTGATGATTACATTGCACAGGCACAGATGTTTAGTACTTTTTTCACCAGACCAAATACACGCaggaaaaatactgaaaatgcGTGAAAAACTTTCTGaccaaaagaaagagagaaagtcaGTGGTGTAATGTAACtaggtacatttactcaagtagtgTACTTCAGTACAATTTTTTAAAAGGTACTAGTTTACTTGAGTAATTCAATTTTATGCTacaaatactgtactttttagTCCATTTGATAACTTTGCATATTCAGATTGCTAATACAGATTCTTATCAACAATTACAATATGATAGTGTTATAGATTAAGCTATACAGTAGTATAAAAACTCATTAAATTAGCCCCGCCTTTAGCCGCTGCAACACAGTAGCGATATGTACATTCATCTATCAATAATTATCATCCAATAATATGAtgtattattctgaaatgggccattctgcatgaTAAGTACACATAGTTTTGGTACCTGaagtacattttgatgtttttttgtacatacagcacaggccaaaagtttggacacaccctctcattcaatgtgtttctttattttcatgactatttacatagtagattctcactgaaggcatcaaaactatgaatgaacacatatcgaattatatacttaacaaaaaagtgtgaaataactgaaaacatgtcttatattttagattcttcaaagtagccaccctttgcttttttgataactctgcaaacccttggtgttctctcaatgagcttcatgaggtagtcacctgaaatggttttaccttcacaggtgtgctttgtcagggttcattagtggaagtttttcccttaattaataaaaaagcaaagggtggctactttgaagaatctaaaatataagacatgttttcagttatttcacacttttttgttaagtacataattccatatgtgttcattcatagttttgatgccttcagtgagaatctacaatgtaaatagtcatgaaaataaaaaggaaatgcattgaatgaggtggtgtgcccaaacttttggcctgtactgtacatttagaatgcaggacttttcctAGTGTATGAACAGTGTATTTCTACAATGTggtattgttacttttacttaagtaaaagctcGGAgttcttcttccaccactgtacaAGTCTAACAAAACCAAGTTTGATATTTCTATGTGATCAACATGATTATCCTCAAaaggtcagttcacccaaaatGACAAAAGCAGCATATTTTCTCACCTACCTTCTGTGGTAGAGCCataaaagactttttttttttttttatctatctagGTTTTAAGATATCCATCTCTGAATTGTCCTTCtagggaaattgttgggtcttttgTAAATGATagggtctagacctactctatctgtaaagtgtcctgagataactcctgtttatgatttgacactacaaataaaactgaattgaaatgCTGTTTGTGGTGCTCACAGAGCGGCATCATCTTTTCAAAAACAACGTCCCAGTTACTCTGGATAACCAACAGACGTCAGTTAGCAGTTGGACCTGGAACTACTTCTTACCAAAGAAATAATTTCGGATTATCCAGAGAAActggaaaaaaatgtttttctggaAAGACATGTTGAAGCTGAGTTTTTAATTATTGCATTGCTGTGAGCACCACAAACCACATTCCGTTCACCTCCATTgtatggggggtgggggggagaggAATCTCACAGACAGATATTTTAACACCTCTGCAGATAAACCCAAAACCATCTGCGAGATCCCACCAGTGGGTAAGTGAGGAAATATGTTTTTCACAGTTTGGATGCACTGACTCGTATTAATTGCTCATGCAGATTGACTTGAGTAATAATGGGTTACTTAAAGCGTGGATGAATAGAAAAGTGGAAAAACTACtgtgagatgatgatgatattattatgttatttcggttacactttacttgaaggtatctacataagagtgacacgacactgtcatgaacgtgtcataaacattataaacaagtcataaacattgaCATAAAGCTTCTGATgacattaagtgtcattcgggtTTTTTCAtaacaagttatggttagagttagggttagggttcatgacagtgtcatgtgttcatgacagtgtcatgtcactcttatgtagattcCTTCAAGTTAAGTGTTACTCTTATTTCTCAACAGAACATTCCTTCCGATATGCTGGCAGGCGTTTTCTCTGTACCGTCTCTGTTCCTGGTTAGGGTTTTATGGCTGCTGCTAAGCTGTTTTCTTGCCCCGGCTGCCAAGTGTTATTGTGACAGAGTAGACCGGTCCCATGGGTTAGCCAGGCGTGCCAAGGAGATGAGTTTGTGAGCCGACGTTGGAGgatgtgtgtctctgcaggCTCCCCCCGGCCCCCCCATTCCCTCTCCTCACCTTTGTCGCGTCTCTCACCTCTGCTCACTCTCTGCTTGGCCCCGGACAGGATCCCCGGCGTGTCGATGATGCTGATGCTCTCCAGGACCTGGTTGGGCATCTGGGCGCACTGGAACCTGGTGTTTCCATCAGCACACAAGGAGACAAGCGGCATAAACtcgtggttcccaaactttatTCATGTTAAAGATTATATTTTTGCGGAgggcatttttggcctttatttgataggacagcttagacatgacagtggagagagagagagggggagtgacGTGCACTgcggcgaggactgagcctctgtacatggggcgcacgctccatcaggtgagctacccaaACTTTTTCACGTCAAGGACCCATAAGCTGCAGACCACGGCTCCCCATTTCAGAAGATTTCGTCCCAGGGCACCGCACCTGATAGGAGTTtgcttttggatgttttattacagaaagtatATATGAAACCCATGACCAAACTAGTCATACGTTCTgccattgtgttacttatggatggaattgGAGTTAAagggctcatattatgctaattttcaggttcataattgtatttagaggttatatcagaataggtttatgtggtttaattttcaaaaaaacaccacatttttgtcgtactgcacattgctgcagctcctcttttcaccctgtgtgttgagctctctgttttagctacagagtgagacatctcacttctggtccatctttgttgggagtcgcacatgcgcagtagctaggtaaggactactagccagtcagaagcagagtatgagggcgtgctacgctagcagttaggtgagcattataacgtgtgttacaaagtgacgagcattcatcacagaagtaaaggctggactacaatagagcagtttggagcagtttgtgaacagtgttttctgttggagatggtcagtgcctttgggggggactttgggctttttcactttggaagcctattatgtgcacaaaaaagatatataacacaataaaggaaagggcaAAAGCCAAAGAGCATAATATGAGACCTTTAACAAATGATTCCCTGTTTTGCTGGGGACTTGCTGGGACCCCTTCAAGTAGAgttgg from Perca fluviatilis chromosome 2, GENO_Pfluv_1.0, whole genome shotgun sequence includes the following:
- the ehd2b gene encoding EH domain-containing protein 2b isoform X2; this translates as MSRWGRKDVKKAPEVIRTVTEGLKSLYRKKLLPLEEYYGFHDFHSLSLEDADFDNKPMVLVVGQYSTGKTTFIKYLLEQDIPGSRVGPEPTTDCFTAIMHGEVEGVIPGNALIVDPNKPFRKLNPFGNTFLNRFQCAQMPNQVLESISIIDTPGILSGAKQRVSRGYDFPAVLRWFAERVDRIILLFDAHKLEISDEFSEAIGALKGNEDKLRVVLNKADMVGTQQLMRVYGALMWSLGKVFGTPEVLRVYIGSFWSEPLMVADNRKLFELEEEDLFADIQNLPRNAALRKLNDLVKRARLVRVHAHIISYLKQEMPSVFRKDNKKKNLIYQLPVIFSKIQLQHNISPGDFPDCAKMQEQLMVHDFSKFKTLKPNLMMALDELLSADISKLMPLLRQEELEAGEQPGVQGGAFIGTRAGPFGEGDPFTLENGEGCEEEEDWVVTKDKPKYDEIFYNLAPSEGKLSGNKAKDWMESSRLPNSVLGRIWKLSDVDHDGMLDDEEFALASHLIEVKLEGHGLPPELPTRLIPPSKRRQKGSDA
- the ehd2b gene encoding EH domain-containing protein 2b isoform X1, whose product is MSRWGRKDVKKAPEVIRTVTEGLKSLYRKKLLPLEEYYGFHDFHSLSLEDADFDNKPMVLVVGQYSTGKTTFIKYLLEQDIPGSRVGPEPTTDCFTAIMHGEVEGVIPGNALIVDPNKPFRKLNPFGNTFLNRFQCAQMPNQVLESISIIDTPGILSGAKQRVSRGERRDKGYDFPAVLRWFAERVDRIILLFDAHKLEISDEFSEAIGALKGNEDKLRVVLNKADMVGTQQLMRVYGALMWSLGKVFGTPEVLRVYIGSFWSEPLMVADNRKLFELEEEDLFADIQNLPRNAALRKLNDLVKRARLVRVHAHIISYLKQEMPSVFRKDNKKKNLIYQLPVIFSKIQLQHNISPGDFPDCAKMQEQLMVHDFSKFKTLKPNLMMALDELLSADISKLMPLLRQEELEAGEQPGVQGGAFIGTRAGPFGEGDPFTLENGEGCEEEEDWVVTKDKPKYDEIFYNLAPSEGKLSGNKAKDWMESSRLPNSVLGRIWKLSDVDHDGMLDDEEFALASHLIEVKLEGHGLPPELPTRLIPPSKRRQKGSDA